A window from Rhineura floridana isolate rRhiFlo1 chromosome 17, rRhiFlo1.hap2, whole genome shotgun sequence encodes these proteins:
- the DCUN1D3 gene encoding DCN1-like protein 3 yields the protein MGQCVTKCKNPSSTLGSKNGERESSGKTHSKRSTIHKEEHSTLGGKSSGDILVNGTKKMEATIESSQPPTSSGDAKKEPVSGTEESSLHRTEELFRRYKDEREDAILEEGMERFCNDLCVDPTEFKVLVLAWKFQAATMCKFTRTEFFEGCKAIYADSIDGICARFPTLLNEAKQEDKFKDLYRFTFQFGLDSEEGQRSLHREIAIALWKLVFSQNKPPILDQWLHFLNENPSGIKGISRDTWNMFLNFTQVIGPDLSNYSEDEAWPSLFDTFVEWEMEQRKKEEEEEGEDTKCVVASQTASLCADHHT from the exons ATGGGCCAGTGCGTCACCAAGTGTAAAAATCCTTCTTCCACTCTGGGCAGCAAAAATGGCGAACGAGAGTCGAGCGGCAAAACTCACAGCAAGCGGAGCACGATCCATAAGGAAGAGCACAGTACGCTTGGTGGGAAATCCTCTGGGGACATCCTTGTCAATGGGACAAAGAAAATGGAGGCCACCATAGAGTCTAGTCAGCCCCCGACTtcttctggagatgccaagaaagAGCCGGTTTCTGGCACAGAGGAATCGTCCCTCCACAGGACTGAGGAGCTATTTAGGAGATACAAGGACGAGCGAGAAGATGCCATATTGGAGGAAGGCATGGAGCGTTTTTGCAATGACCTCTGTGTCGACCCAActgaattcaaagtgctagtcCTGGCATGGAAATTCCAAGCAGCTACCATGTGCAAATTCACAAG GACAGAATTCTTTGAGGGCTGCAAAGCAATATATGCAGACAGCATTGATGGGATATGTGCCCGGTTCCCCACCCTCTTAAATGAAGCCAAGCAAGAAGACAAGTTCAAGGATCTCTACCGTTTTACCTTTCAGTTTGGCCTGGACTCTGAAGAGGGACAGCGATCGCTGCATCGGGAAATAGCCATTGCCCTTTGGAAACTCGTCTTCTCTCAAAACAAGCCCCCAATATTGGACCAGTGGTTACACTTTCTGAACGAGAACCCCTCAGGAATCAAGGGCATCTCCCGGGACACGTGGAACATGTTCCTAAATTTTACTCAGGTCATTGGGCCGGACCTCAGCAATTACAGCGAAGATGAGGCTTGGCCCAGTCTCTTTGACACCTTTGTGGAATGGGAAATGGAGCAacggaagaaggaggaggaggaggagggagaggacacCAAATGCGTTGTAGCTTCACAGACAGCGAGCCTGTGTGCAGACCATCATACTTAG